In Pseudomonadota bacterium, a genomic segment contains:
- a CDS encoding zinc ribbon domain-containing protein, whose amino-acid sequence MPVYEYVCEGCSHKFEKLVFNTEATVDCPSCSSTKLRKLFSVFSSVSGGSTPSFDMGGGGAGCGRCGDPNGPCGS is encoded by the coding sequence ATGCCCGTCTATGAATACGTCTGCGAAGGCTGCAGCCACAAGTTCGAGAAGCTGGTCTTCAACACAGAGGCCACGGTAGACTGCCCGTCGTGCAGCAGCACGAAGCTGAGAAAGCTGTTCTCGGTGTTCTCTTCGGTCTCCGGCGGCAGCACCCCGTCGTTCGACATGGGCGGGGGCGGAGCAGGCTGCGGCCGCTGCGGAGATCCGAACGGCCCCTGCGGCAGCTGA